A genomic window from Bdellovibrio sp. SKB1291214 includes:
- a CDS encoding LysR family transcriptional regulator: MFNFNHLYYFYVTAKIGGVSNAAKYLRISQPSLSSQLKILESNIEVKLFEKKGRVLQLTPDGEKAFVYAKRMFDIAGEFAESLKSPGEKMTERFHVGVSEQVERPFIADLLSPVIRDNRGKTSKIMSITSAPDEDIVQMLRTKEADLMLTNKPIYADDVVELASVGAPVNLMVSTQLLKSLKIRVSRNTSIQEFLSAFPGGLVIPTYKMKLRHETDLFFETSKVRKKISFESDILSVVGRAIVDGAGCGFLPLPYLLEEIKLGLVTVIGPKSGYWKHSLYMISHKEDDYDDLTKDIVKRFKQLDKWS; the protein is encoded by the coding sequence ATGTTTAATTTTAATCACTTATATTATTTTTACGTGACCGCAAAAATTGGTGGCGTTTCAAACGCTGCAAAATATTTAAGAATCTCCCAGCCCAGCCTGTCCTCTCAGTTAAAAATTTTAGAGAGCAATATTGAAGTAAAACTCTTCGAAAAAAAAGGTCGCGTCTTACAACTCACCCCAGACGGAGAGAAGGCTTTCGTCTATGCGAAACGGATGTTTGACATAGCTGGAGAATTTGCCGAATCGTTGAAATCCCCCGGGGAAAAGATGACGGAAAGATTTCACGTTGGTGTGTCTGAACAAGTGGAAAGACCGTTCATCGCGGATCTTCTCTCCCCGGTGATTCGTGACAACCGCGGTAAGACCAGTAAGATTATGTCAATCACTTCTGCTCCCGATGAGGATATCGTGCAGATGCTTCGAACGAAGGAAGCTGATTTGATGTTAACTAATAAACCGATTTACGCTGACGATGTTGTGGAACTTGCATCTGTGGGAGCACCGGTAAATTTAATGGTCTCAACTCAACTATTGAAGTCATTAAAGATCCGTGTTTCCCGCAATACAAGCATTCAGGAATTTTTATCAGCCTTCCCTGGCGGTTTAGTCATTCCAACTTACAAAATGAAATTGCGCCACGAAACGGATCTATTTTTTGAAACATCAAAAGTGAGAAAAAAGATTTCCTTTGAATCAGATATCTTGTCGGTCGTCGGTCGCGCCATCGTCGACGGTGCAGGTTGCGGATTTTTACCTCTGCCCTATCTGCTTGAAGAAATAAAGTTGGGCCTGGTCACTGTGATCGGCCCCAAATCAGGCTACTGGAAACATTCGCTTTACATGATATCACACAAGGAAGACGACTATGATGATCTAACTAAGGACATCGTGAAGCGCTTCAAACAACTGGATAAGTGGAGTTAA
- a CDS encoding B12-binding domain-containing radical SAM protein, which translates to MKNDILLVTLNSTYQHSSFGLRYLYANLKELQERASIMEFTTAKDPRDIAEQLLKLNPKIIGLGVYIWNANESYELVSLIKRISPQTIVVLGGPEVTHETETQPICQTADFTFKGEADFMFYDFCQKYFATGELPKEKYIKNILPEIKNIASPYEFYTDEDIKNRVLYVEVSRGCPYRCEYCLSSLDKSVRNFDITQFLADMQTLLDRGARQFKFIDRTFNLSPTICTQILNFFLERIELGLFLHFEMVPDRLPTEIRELIQKFPRGSLQFEIGIQTWNVDVAKLVSRRNDLVKVKENFKFLAEETGIHSHADLIVGLPGEDINSFAKGFDILADLRPDEIQVGILKRLKGAPISRHDKEWEMVYSEHPPFQILRTKMMDFQTMQKMTRFAKYWDLFANSGNFKNFTAAIKSRSELAEHKSFFWEFFAFSEFMSARHAQSFGISLINLVESALVYLTQELHWPHEEARQLLISDYMAPGTRELPKVLKVYPEPKPKGMPVDMRVNVPKRQQRHLVKSESQSS; encoded by the coding sequence ATGAAAAATGACATTCTATTAGTCACACTGAACTCCACTTACCAACATTCTTCGTTTGGTTTGCGCTACCTTTATGCCAATTTAAAAGAGCTCCAAGAGCGTGCTTCAATCATGGAGTTCACGACGGCAAAGGACCCACGCGACATCGCTGAACAGCTTTTGAAACTGAACCCTAAGATCATCGGTCTTGGCGTATATATTTGGAATGCCAACGAAAGTTACGAACTTGTGAGTCTGATTAAACGTATCAGCCCACAGACAATCGTGGTCCTTGGCGGACCAGAAGTAACTCATGAAACAGAGACTCAACCCATCTGCCAAACTGCTGACTTCACGTTCAAGGGTGAGGCTGATTTCATGTTCTATGACTTCTGCCAAAAGTATTTTGCAACAGGCGAATTACCGAAAGAAAAGTATATTAAAAATATTCTGCCTGAGATTAAAAATATCGCATCGCCCTATGAGTTTTACACCGACGAAGACATCAAGAACCGCGTCTTATACGTGGAAGTTTCTCGGGGCTGTCCTTATCGTTGTGAGTACTGCCTGTCTTCTTTGGATAAATCGGTTCGTAATTTCGACATCACTCAGTTCCTGGCGGACATGCAAACGCTTTTAGATCGCGGCGCCCGCCAGTTTAAATTCATCGACCGCACCTTCAATTTAAGTCCTACGATCTGCACGCAGATTCTAAATTTCTTCTTGGAACGAATCGAGCTTGGTTTGTTCTTACACTTTGAGATGGTGCCGGATCGTTTGCCAACTGAAATCCGCGAGCTGATTCAAAAGTTTCCTCGCGGCTCTTTGCAGTTTGAAATCGGTATTCAAACTTGGAATGTCGACGTTGCAAAACTTGTCAGCCGCCGTAACGACTTAGTTAAGGTGAAAGAAAATTTCAAATTCCTAGCTGAGGAAACAGGTATTCATTCCCATGCTGACTTGATCGTGGGATTGCCAGGTGAAGATATCAATAGCTTTGCAAAAGGCTTTGATATCTTGGCAGATCTTCGCCCCGATGAAATACAAGTAGGTATCTTGAAGCGCCTAAAAGGTGCTCCGATATCTCGTCACGATAAGGAATGGGAGATGGTGTACTCGGAACATCCACCATTCCAAATTCTGCGCACGAAAATGATGGATTTCCAAACAATGCAAAAGATGACCCGGTTTGCAAAGTACTGGGACCTATTCGCCAACAGTGGAAATTTTAAAAACTTCACAGCGGCAATTAAAAGCCGTTCCGAGCTGGCAGAGCACAAATCATTCTTTTGGGAATTCTTTGCGTTTAGCGAATTCATGTCAGCCCGACATGCACAGTCTTTTGGTATTTCGTTGATCAACTTGGTTGAGTCCGCATTGGTATATCTGACTCAAGAATTGCACTGGCCCCACGAGGAAGCCCGTCAGTTATTGATTTCAGACTATATGGCACCGGGTACGCGTGAACTTCCAAAAGTTTTAAAAGTTTATCCGGAACCGAAGCCCAAAGGAATGCCTGTTGATATGCGAGTGAATGTTCCTAAAAGGCAACAGCGACATCTTGTAAAATCGGAGTCTCAGTCTTCTTAA
- a CDS encoding M20/M25/M40 family metallo-hydrolase, with product MKIAMTALLLIASQAQAHEAALETFTTKPILADLADLKALDIPVLAKEESVGVGYAIITPEMQLKIQQRAHKVGKCGGFEDLTTEKNFQAVNFTSMLSSLAEIKAKNDLYDRAPFAAVSLEKNAQIEAAVGEVKEQNLREWVTWLSSYPTRYNRGSNPNLHVDAMKVRLQTLLASSNIPYEISLIDHSSTPQKSVRVRLTGSTRPNEVVVLGGHLDSINQGWGGGQQAPGADDNASGSANLLETLRIVSQKGQPQRSVEFFWYAGEESGLLGSAEIAKAYKNEKRDVVAVLQLDMTSYPGAGEFVIGNMTDFTSKWLHDYLRAVNETYLHARIVDDQCGYGCSDHASWFRQGYPTLMPFEATMRADNPLIHTAKDMINDKTNFAHSAMYSKLAVVFAMDLANSTARQPY from the coding sequence ATGAAAATTGCCATGACGGCCCTTTTACTCATCGCATCGCAAGCACAAGCTCACGAGGCGGCTCTTGAAACATTCACAACGAAGCCCATTTTGGCGGACCTTGCCGACCTAAAAGCTTTGGACATTCCAGTCCTCGCTAAAGAAGAATCTGTAGGTGTCGGATATGCGATTATCACTCCGGAAATGCAACTAAAAATCCAACAGCGCGCCCATAAAGTCGGTAAATGCGGCGGCTTTGAAGATTTAACTACGGAGAAGAACTTCCAAGCTGTGAACTTTACTTCCATGTTGAGCTCGTTAGCCGAAATTAAGGCGAAAAATGATCTTTACGACAGAGCTCCTTTTGCAGCAGTTTCTTTAGAGAAAAACGCCCAGATCGAAGCAGCTGTCGGCGAAGTTAAAGAACAAAATCTTCGTGAATGGGTGACTTGGTTGTCTTCATATCCGACTCGTTACAACCGCGGCAGCAATCCTAATTTGCACGTGGATGCGATGAAGGTTCGTTTGCAGACATTGCTTGCAAGCTCCAATATTCCTTACGAAATTTCATTAATCGATCACAGCTCCACTCCGCAAAAATCAGTGCGTGTTCGTTTGACGGGTTCGACTCGTCCAAATGAAGTTGTTGTCCTGGGTGGCCACTTGGATTCCATCAATCAAGGATGGGGCGGCGGTCAGCAAGCTCCAGGAGCTGACGACAATGCTTCTGGATCTGCAAACTTGCTAGAAACTTTGCGTATCGTTTCTCAAAAAGGCCAGCCACAACGTTCCGTTGAGTTTTTCTGGTACGCAGGTGAAGAATCAGGTCTTTTGGGTTCTGCTGAAATCGCAAAAGCTTATAAAAACGAAAAACGCGACGTTGTTGCAGTTCTTCAGTTGGACATGACTTCTTACCCAGGTGCCGGCGAGTTCGTGATCGGTAACATGACAGACTTCACAAGCAAGTGGTTGCACGATTACCTAAGAGCTGTGAACGAAACTTACTTGCACGCTCGTATCGTTGACGATCAATGCGGTTACGGTTGCAGTGACCATGCTTCTTGGTTCAGACAAGGTTACCCAACTTTGATGCCTTTCGAGGCTACTATGCGCGCAGATAACCCACTAATCCATACCGCGAAAGACATGATCAACGATAAAACGAACTTCGCTCACTCAGCGATGTACTCGAAACTTGCAGTTGTATTCGCAATGGACCTAGCAAACTCGACGGCTCGTCAGCCGTACTAG
- a CDS encoding HPF/RaiA family ribosome-associated protein has product MQTDIYYRDITRTENLEAYLLEKVEGSIEDFFKYDSAAHLTVRVETDRHRTHSRKPSYTCEVILKPTHTKSVIKVAKSDESFKRAVMKTVDSLKAVLRRRSDKKAMHRKYDPMLNYFPTEAEADAMASNQSLQGDWRLAEE; this is encoded by the coding sequence ATGCAAACAGACATCTACTACAGAGACATCACACGTACAGAAAACTTAGAAGCTTACTTACTTGAAAAAGTAGAAGGCTCTATTGAAGATTTCTTTAAGTACGATAGTGCTGCTCACCTCACCGTTCGAGTCGAGACTGATCGTCATCGTACTCATTCTCGCAAACCAAGTTATACTTGCGAGGTCATTTTAAAACCCACACATACTAAAAGCGTAATCAAAGTCGCGAAGTCTGATGAAAGTTTTAAACGAGCAGTGATGAAAACGGTAGACTCCTTAAAAGCTGTTTTGCGTCGCCGTTCCGACAAAAAAGCCATGCATCGTAAATACGATCCGATGCTAAATTACTTCCCTACTGAAGCAGAAGCGGATGCGATGGCTTCAAACCAGTCCCTTCAGGGGGATTGGCGGCTAGCAGAAGAATGA